ATGTCCCTTATCACCAAGACTTTCTTTGGCAGTCATAATAAGTACTGGTGTTGACACACCTTTTTCTCGTAACTCTTTAAGCACTTGGAAACCATCTTTTTCAGGTAACATCAAGTCAAGCAAAATAAGGTCATATACGCCACTTTCAGCTTCGTACAAACCTTCTTCGCCGTCAAATACCTGCATAACATCTGCAAAATCATCTAAAAAATCAAAAATGGAATTAGATAGACTCAAATCATCCTCTACTAATAATATCTTAATCATACATATACTCCTTGCATTTATATTATTATATCATGACTTACTACTTTAGTTTAAGTTTTTACAAGAACTTTCTTAATTTTCATAGTAATTTTCTGATAAAAAGCATATCTGACTGAGCTTAAGATTATCTAAAATAGTAACGGTTACAATTACTAGTATTGAAAAAACGTCTGAAAAAAATCTCAGACGTTTTATTTTTATTCAACTTCTGCAAGTGCTTCTTCGACAGCAACCTTACTTGTGCTAATCAAATCAAGGCGAGCAGAGATTTCTTTGATTCCCATTGCAATATTGCGGCTGATTGCCATATCATCAAGTTGTGGTTCAAAGAAAGCTTTGTATTCTGCAAGACGTTCAGCTGTTTTGAATGAATTGGCAGGGTAGATAACAAATTTATCAAAACTCATGTCACCACCAAGCACTGATTTAATCCAAGCCCAGTTTTCACGTGCCCAAGTCCAGATCGCTCCTTGCGTAAAATCTTTTTCAAGGAATGGACGGTACCAACTCATTGCTAAGTCTTGTGGTTTCACAATGTCTTTGTTTTTCAAAGCGCTCAAGATACGCTCAACAGTGGCTTCTGATTTTGTATTTGATAAAGCAGAAGCCAATTGACGACGAAAGTTACCATCGTTTGTTTTCACGTAAGTATCGAGGTAAAGTGAAACAAGTTCTTCTGTTTCAGCGTGCTTGATTTGATTTGCCAAAACAGATAAGCGAATTGAAGCTGGAATAGCTTCGATATTATCTTTGTATTGATGGAAAATAGCTTCCGCTTTTGTCACAGCATCTTCGTTATCTGCGTACAACATCAACGAAATCGTATTTTGACGAACCATTTCATCTTCATCAGATTCTCCTGCTTGTGGTTCAAAGCCGAGGCGGTTGTAATTCTTTTGCATGAGGTGGCTAACCAAGGCTTTAAATTGTGCTTGAGCTTGACTTCCTTCTGTCAAGAAAACATCCAAACCTTCAACAACTTGTGAAATAGCTTCCGCTACCAAATAAGAAGTTTCATCAGCAAGTTTTGTCAATAACGGAACAAGTTCTGCGTATGAAATCTCACCACTTTCAGCAAGTAAACGGCGTTCTTGGATGACTTGAAGTTTTGAAACAGTATCAAGTTCAGTCAATTGTTCAAGAACAGCGTTCAACAATTCGCCTTTATAATTTGTGATGTAGTGAGCGGTATTTTCTGTATTGAGACGAAGAGCTCCTTCATTTTGAGCTACTAATTGGCTGTAATTTGGAATTTCAAGACGAGCTTCAGTCAACGTTTCTGGAAATCCTTGCCAATTGCTATTAAGTGGAATTGGCCAAATACGGTTTTCATCAACACCTTCACCGATGAAGAATTGTTTTTGGCTAAGAACAAGTGTATCATCAACAACTTCTGCTGTCACAACTGGATAACCAGGTTGTTCTAACCAAGCGTCCATGAAGGCTGCAACATCTTTTCCAGATGCTTCTGATAACGCATCCCAAAGATCACGACCAATAGTATTGTCATATTGGTGTTTGTCAAAGTAAATTTTCAAGCCAGCACAGAAATCGTTATCACCAAGCCAACGACGAAGCATGTGCATCAAGCGACTTCCTTTAGCATAAACAATGGCTGGGTCAAACAAAGTATTGATTTCATCAGGATGCTGAACTTCGACGTGCACAGATTGAACACCGTCAGTGGCATCACGTTGAAGCGCCAATGGGAGACCTGCTGTTTGGAAATCTTCAAAGATATTCCATGAAGGCTCAATGGCATCAACAGAAACGTACTCCATCATATTGGCAAATGATTCATTGAGCCATAAATCATCCCACCATTTCATTGTGACAAGGTTACCAAACCATTGGTGAGCCAATTCGTGTGCAACAACAAGTGCGACATTTTGACGACTCTT
This sequence is a window from Streptococcus macedonicus ACA-DC 198. Protein-coding genes within it:
- the pepN gene encoding Lysyl aminopeptidase gives rise to the protein MKTVEHFIEKFVPENYNIFLDINRQSKTFSGNVAISGEALDNVISFHQKDLVIASVLLDNQNLEFTIDNNNEAVHVELPETGTMTVVLEFSGKITDNMTGIYPSYYTVDGVKKEIISTQFESHFAREAFPCVDEPEAKATFDLSIKFDQTEGEIVLSNMPEVDADRRKETGLWTFDTTPRMSSYLLAFALGDLQGKTAKTKNGTEVGVFSTKAHALKSLDFALDIAVRVIDFYEDYYGVKYPIPLSYHVALPDFSAGAMENWGLVTYREVYLLVDDNSTVKSRQNVALVVAHELAHQWFGNLVTMKWWDDLWLNESFANMMEYVSVDAIEPSWNIFEDFQTAGLPLALQRDATDGVQSVHVEVQHPDEINTLFDPAIVYAKGSRLMHMLRRWLGDNDFCAGLKIYFDKHQYDNTIGRDLWDALSEASGKDVAAFMDAWLEQPGYPVVTAEVVDDTLVLSQKQFFIGEGVDENRIWPIPLNSNWQGFPETLTEARLEIPNYSQLVAQNEGALRLNTENTAHYITNYKGELLNAVLEQLTELDTVSKLQVIQERRLLAESGEISYAELVPLLTKLADETSYLVAEAISQVVEGLDVFLTEGSQAQAQFKALVSHLMQKNYNRLGFEPQAGESDEDEMVRQNTISLMLYADNEDAVTKAEAIFHQYKDNIEAIPASIRLSVLANQIKHAETEELVSLYLDTYVKTNDGNFRRQLASALSNTKSEATVERILSALKNKDIVKPQDLAMSWYRPFLEKDFTQGAIWTWARENWAWIKSVLGGDMSFDKFVIYPANSFKTAERLAEYKAFFEPQLDDMAISRNIAMGIKEISARLDLISTSKVAVEEALAEVE